A window of Acidimicrobiia bacterium contains these coding sequences:
- a CDS encoding S8 family serine peptidase, which produces MSITSALTKGRAIGLVLVFALFGSLLAAPAATPSTDLVKVIIRTMEGASVASTIEDMGGTITGTMTAIDSVTAQVPASSIGRLEAHPSVISVTQDSSVDLSGGGWDNGKDVTNLAEVANVTQAGSAWDNGATGNGVTVALIDSGVTPVEGLATAGKIINGPDLSFDSQYAGMQYLDAYGHGTHMAGIIAGRASGVGQVYSHLAKKSFLGVAPDARILNVKVGAANGAVDVSQVLAGINWVIEHRNDNGMNVRVLNLSFGTNSSQAYTIDPLSYAVQVAWKNGIVVVVAAGNDSNGSALRSPATNPYVIAVGADATGGTTRTNDDYVPDWSNCGTLSRSVDVVAPGKTIASLRVPGSYADVNYPGARLDNNLFKGSGTSQAAAVVSGIATLVLDAHPEYTPDQVKRVITGTSKSLWGILSTCQGSGLVTAFQSVTSTSPGTAIQQVWAPATGLGSLEAARGSDHLADNGVALQGEIDIFGQPFSSPVWAGSTWSGSTWSGGTWNGSTWSGSTWSGSTWSGSTWSGSTWSGSTWSGSTWSGANWNGSTWSGGTWNGSTWSGSTWSGKNWTGLTWDHGKRIR; this is translated from the coding sequence GTGAGCATCACCTCAGCTTTAACGAAAGGACGAGCCATCGGGCTCGTTCTCGTTTTTGCCCTGTTCGGATCGCTGCTGGCCGCACCAGCCGCCACGCCGTCAACCGATTTGGTCAAGGTCATCATCCGGACCATGGAGGGTGCATCCGTCGCTTCCACCATTGAGGATATGGGCGGCACCATCACCGGCACCATGACAGCCATCGATTCGGTCACGGCCCAAGTACCAGCCAGCTCGATCGGTCGTCTCGAAGCCCATCCGAGCGTCATTTCGGTCACTCAGGACTCGAGCGTCGACCTCTCCGGTGGCGGTTGGGACAACGGCAAAGACGTCACGAACCTCGCCGAAGTAGCCAACGTCACCCAGGCCGGCAGCGCATGGGACAACGGAGCAACCGGTAATGGCGTCACCGTGGCACTCATCGACTCCGGCGTCACCCCCGTTGAGGGACTGGCCACGGCCGGCAAGATCATCAACGGTCCCGACCTTTCGTTCGACTCACAATACGCCGGCATGCAGTACCTCGACGCCTACGGCCATGGCACACATATGGCTGGCATTATCGCCGGTCGGGCTTCGGGCGTTGGTCAGGTTTACTCTCACCTCGCCAAAAAGAGCTTTCTCGGTGTCGCTCCTGACGCGCGAATCCTCAACGTCAAAGTCGGAGCCGCCAACGGTGCCGTCGACGTCAGCCAGGTCCTAGCCGGCATCAACTGGGTCATCGAACACCGCAATGACAACGGCATGAACGTTCGTGTCCTAAACCTGTCGTTCGGCACGAACTCTTCACAGGCCTACACCATCGACCCACTCTCCTACGCCGTTCAGGTTGCCTGGAAGAACGGCATCGTGGTAGTCGTCGCCGCTGGCAACGACTCCAACGGCTCCGCATTGCGCTCGCCAGCCACCAACCCGTACGTCATCGCGGTCGGCGCCGACGCCACCGGTGGAACCACCCGCACCAACGACGATTATGTCCCCGATTGGTCAAACTGCGGTACCTTGAGCCGCTCTGTCGACGTGGTTGCTCCCGGCAAGACGATCGCCTCGTTGCGAGTCCCGGGTTCATACGCCGACGTGAACTATCCCGGTGCCCGACTTGACAACAACCTGTTCAAAGGATCCGGCACCAGCCAAGCGGCTGCCGTTGTCTCAGGTATTGCGACTCTCGTGCTCGATGCCCACCCGGAGTACACCCCAGATCAGGTCAAGCGGGTCATCACCGGCACCTCCAAGAGCCTTTGGGGCATCCTGTCCACGTGCCAAGGATCCGGACTGGTTACCGCCTTCCAGTCTGTCACCAGCACCAGTCCTGGCACCGCCATCCAACAGGTCTGGGCACCGGCAACCGGGCTTGGCTCGCTTGAGGCGGCCCGTGGCTCCGATCACCTCGCCGACAATGGCGTGGCCCTCCAAGGCGAGATCGACATCTTCGGTCAGCCGTTCAGTTCGCCGGTGTGGGCTGGCAGCACCTGGTCCGGCAGCACCTGGTCCGGCGGCACCTGGAACGGATCCACGTGGTCGGGCAGCACCTGGTCCGGATCGACCTGGTCCGGCAGCACCTGGAGCGGCAGCACCTGGTCAGGGTCAACGTGGAGCGGCAGCACCTGGTCCGGTGCCAACTGGAACGGATCGACCTGGTCCGGCGGCACCTGGAACGGATCCACGTGGTCGGGCAGCACTTGGTCCGGTAAGAACTGGACCGGCCTCACCTGGGACCACGGAAAGCGTATCCGCTAG
- a CDS encoding pirin family protein translates to MPAVNVDDLLSLPRVQTLPVQSIPRPVRSVTTAPRGFEGEGFPVHRAFEGVDLVDLDPFVHLDQMGEVEYAPGEPKGTPWHPHRGFETVTYMIDGIMEHQDTNGGGGVITNGDTQWMTAGSGLLHIETPPEHLVMSGGLFHGFQLWVNLPSADKFIAPRYQDLRGGDVALLTSQDGGAIIRLIAGEIGDVRGPGSTHTPITMAHCTLHPGSRLEVPWRPDFNGLAYVLGGKGSVGIERRPIVSGQLALFGPGDSIVVTADSIQETRSPDMDVLILGGRPIREPVAWSGPFVMNTRDELVTAYADYEAGLLGIIPAQH, encoded by the coding sequence GTGCCTGCCGTCAACGTCGATGACCTTCTATCCCTACCAAGGGTGCAGACCCTGCCGGTCCAATCCATACCTCGTCCGGTGCGGTCTGTCACGACGGCTCCGCGCGGTTTTGAAGGGGAAGGTTTCCCGGTACATCGTGCGTTTGAAGGAGTCGACCTCGTCGACCTGGATCCGTTCGTCCATCTGGACCAGATGGGCGAAGTCGAATATGCGCCGGGGGAGCCGAAAGGAACGCCCTGGCATCCGCATCGCGGGTTTGAAACGGTCACCTACATGATCGACGGGATCATGGAACACCAGGACACCAACGGTGGTGGGGGAGTCATCACCAACGGCGACACCCAGTGGATGACAGCCGGCTCGGGCCTGCTCCACATTGAAACACCACCCGAGCATTTGGTCATGTCGGGTGGTCTGTTTCACGGATTCCAGTTGTGGGTGAATCTGCCGTCCGCAGACAAGTTCATTGCTCCGCGCTATCAAGATCTTCGAGGTGGTGACGTCGCGTTGCTGACGTCCCAAGATGGCGGAGCGATCATCAGGCTGATCGCCGGAGAAATTGGCGACGTTCGAGGTCCTGGCTCGACGCACACGCCGATCACGATGGCGCACTGCACCCTTCATCCCGGTTCCCGGTTGGAGGTACCCTGGCGTCCGGACTTCAACGGTCTCGCCTACGTCCTTGGCGGAAAGGGATCGGTTGGTATCGAGCGTCGCCCGATTGTCAGTGGTCAGCTAGCCCTGTTCGGACCGGGCGATTCAATCGTCGTTACCGCTGACTCCATCCAGGAGACCCGGAGCCCTGATATGGATGTGCTCATTCTGGGCGGCCGGCCGATTCGTGAGCCGGTGGCGTGGAGTGGGCCGTTTGTTATGAACACCCGGGACGAATTGGTGACGGCGTATGCCGATTATGAGGCCGGTCTGCTCGGGATAATTCCTGCACAACATTGA
- a CDS encoding ATP-binding cassette domain-containing protein: MLRNPRRPSTEADDRPRIDRQGLQEVARLMRFVRPYRTYLLVATFGTVVASGLGLVFPQIVGDLVDQAISNAAGTSQLDRVALLLIGVFAAQAAFNFLRSYYITLTGEGVVADLRRAVYSKVMTLPVRFFDNRKTGEITSRLTSDVAVVQTTVSQSVAQTLAQAVTLIGGVVLMIVMSISLSLAVLSFLPIAIVAAAVFGRRLRRISTDFQDRVAEANSYAEEAIAANRVVKWFTAEQVEAERYGTAVNESYLVARRRAKLRAIFISIVTFVAFGTLAVVVWLGGRQVLAGQLTGGELISFLLYTLAVAGAIGTFTGLYSQLQEALGASRRIFDLLEETNEIAEPDSPVAMPAVLGKVTLEDVNFSYTDRDVTVLRNINLVVEPGERLAIVGPSGAGKSTLVQLVPRFYDPASGRILIDDVDVRQIGVRELRQHMAAVPQETQLFSGTIAENLRIGNPDATDEELIDAAHAAHADEFISAFPNGYQTIVGERGVKLSGGQRQRVAIARALLKDPRILILDEATSSLDSESEGLVQDALEALMVGRTTLVIAHRLSTIRDADRIIVIDEGRIVEEGTHDRLLASRGLYASLYAAQFDEPTGAQFDEPTGAQFGLESSGDSDDR; the protein is encoded by the coding sequence ATGCTTCGCAACCCACGGCGCCCTTCGACAGAGGCAGACGATCGTCCCCGGATCGATCGACAAGGCCTCCAAGAAGTGGCCAGACTCATGCGTTTCGTGCGCCCTTACCGCACGTATCTTCTGGTCGCGACGTTTGGGACGGTCGTGGCGAGCGGTCTCGGCCTCGTATTCCCACAGATCGTCGGGGATCTCGTTGATCAAGCCATCTCAAACGCGGCAGGCACCAGCCAACTCGACCGGGTTGCTCTCCTGCTCATCGGTGTTTTCGCCGCACAGGCAGCATTCAACTTTCTCCGGTCGTACTACATAACTCTGACCGGCGAGGGCGTGGTTGCCGACCTGCGACGGGCCGTGTACAGCAAGGTCATGACCCTGCCGGTCCGGTTTTTCGACAATCGAAAAACCGGGGAAATCACCTCACGGCTGACATCTGATGTGGCCGTCGTGCAGACAACCGTTTCACAATCCGTCGCCCAGACACTTGCCCAGGCTGTCACGCTCATCGGTGGCGTCGTCCTGATGATCGTCATGAGCATCTCCCTTTCACTCGCCGTTCTATCGTTCTTACCAATAGCCATCGTCGCCGCGGCCGTCTTCGGTAGACGTTTGCGCCGCATCTCGACGGATTTTCAGGATCGGGTCGCCGAAGCAAACAGCTACGCCGAAGAAGCCATCGCCGCCAATCGAGTCGTGAAGTGGTTTACCGCCGAACAGGTGGAGGCGGAGCGGTATGGGACCGCGGTCAATGAGTCGTACCTGGTGGCCAGGCGCCGAGCCAAGTTGCGAGCCATCTTCATTTCGATTGTCACCTTTGTGGCTTTTGGAACCCTGGCGGTGGTCGTCTGGCTGGGCGGCCGGCAGGTTCTGGCCGGTCAACTTACTGGTGGCGAACTGATCAGTTTCTTGCTCTATACGCTGGCGGTGGCCGGCGCCATCGGGACGTTCACCGGACTGTACAGCCAACTCCAGGAAGCCCTCGGAGCCTCGCGTCGCATCTTCGACCTGCTGGAAGAGACCAACGAAATCGCCGAACCTGACAGTCCGGTGGCCATGCCCGCGGTGCTGGGAAAGGTCACCCTCGAAGACGTCAACTTCTCGTATACGGACCGCGATGTCACGGTCCTCAGGAACATCAATCTAGTTGTCGAACCAGGTGAGAGACTTGCCATCGTCGGACCAAGCGGGGCCGGCAAGTCGACCCTGGTGCAGCTGGTCCCTCGCTTCTACGATCCGGCCTCCGGCCGGATCCTGATTGATGACGTCGATGTTCGCCAGATTGGCGTTCGAGAACTCCGCCAGCACATGGCGGCCGTCCCCCAGGAAACCCAGCTATTCAGCGGGACCATCGCCGAAAACCTCCGGATTGGGAATCCGGACGCGACCGATGAAGAGTTGATCGACGCGGCGCACGCTGCCCACGCCGACGAGTTCATTTCGGCCTTCCCGAACGGGTACCAGACAATTGTCGGTGAGCGGGGGGTAAAGCTTTCCGGTGGCCAAAGGCAGCGAGTAGCCATCGCCAGAGCCCTGTTGAAGGACCCGCGCATTCTCATCCTCGATGAGGCCACCAGCTCACTAGACAGCGAGTCAGAGGGCCTGGTCCAGGATGCCCTTGAGGCACTGATGGTCGGGCGAACGACCCTCGTCATCGCTCATCGCCTGAGCACGATCCGCGACGCCGACCGCATCATCGTGATTGACGAAGGGCGAATCGTCGAGGAAGGGACCCATGATCGGCTACTGGCTTCCCGGGGCCTGTACGCCAGCCTCTACGCGGCCCAGTTTGACGAACCAACCGGGGCCCAGTTTGACGAACCAACCGGGGCCCAGTTCGGACTCGAATCGTCAGGCGATTCTGACGACCGGTAA
- a CDS encoding adenosylhomocysteinase has product MLSVNAFKVADLSLAELGRHEIRLAEHEMPGLMALRAEYADSQPLKGARIAGSLHMTVQTAVLIETLTALGADVRWVSCNIFSTQDEAAAAIAVGDGTPDSPNGVPVFAWKGESLEEYWWATYQLFRWADGKGPNLILDDGGDATMMVHKGLEFQEAGEVPKPDEGDSEEWGIFLDQLRAILDEDPEFWTEIAAGIRGVSEETTTGVHRLYQMLEAGSLLFPAVNVNDAVTKSKFDNLYGVRHSLIDGINRATDTMMGGKLAVVCGFGDVGKGSAQSLRGQGARVVITEIDPICALQAAMEGFEVVLLEDVIERGDIFITTTGNRDIITAEDMKKMKHQAIVGNIGHFDNEIDVAGVYALPGIVRTTIKPQVDELTFPDGHSIILLSEGRLLNLGNATGHPSFVMSCSFSNQVLAQIELYRNDLDIDVITLPKHLDEKVARLHLDALGVKLTTLTEAQAAYLDVAVEGPYKPDHYRY; this is encoded by the coding sequence ATGCTTTCCGTTAATGCCTTCAAGGTTGCCGATCTGTCCCTGGCCGAACTGGGCCGCCATGAAATCCGACTCGCCGAGCACGAAATGCCCGGGCTGATGGCGCTTCGTGCCGAGTATGCCGATTCTCAACCGCTCAAGGGTGCCCGGATTGCCGGCTCGCTTCACATGACGGTTCAAACCGCGGTTCTGATCGAGACCTTGACTGCCCTGGGAGCCGATGTCCGATGGGTCTCGTGCAACATCTTCTCGACGCAGGATGAGGCGGCCGCGGCGATTGCGGTCGGCGACGGGACTCCTGATTCCCCGAATGGGGTCCCCGTGTTTGCCTGGAAGGGCGAGTCACTCGAGGAATATTGGTGGGCTACCTATCAGCTGTTTCGCTGGGCCGACGGTAAGGGACCCAATTTGATCCTTGATGATGGCGGTGACGCCACGATGATGGTTCACAAAGGTCTTGAGTTTCAGGAAGCCGGCGAAGTGCCAAAACCTGATGAAGGCGACTCAGAGGAATGGGGAATCTTCCTCGACCAGTTGCGGGCCATTCTGGATGAGGATCCGGAGTTCTGGACGGAGATCGCCGCAGGAATCCGGGGCGTCTCGGAGGAGACCACCACCGGTGTCCATCGTCTCTATCAGATGTTGGAAGCCGGCAGCCTTTTGTTCCCGGCTGTCAATGTCAACGATGCCGTCACCAAGTCGAAGTTCGACAACCTGTATGGGGTTCGCCATTCACTCATCGACGGCATCAACCGGGCAACCGATACGATGATGGGCGGGAAGCTGGCCGTGGTCTGCGGATTTGGTGATGTCGGTAAAGGATCGGCGCAGTCGTTGCGGGGTCAAGGCGCCCGGGTGGTCATCACCGAGATCGATCCCATTTGTGCCCTGCAAGCCGCCATGGAAGGGTTTGAGGTCGTGCTGCTCGAAGACGTGATTGAGCGGGGCGACATTTTCATTACGACCACCGGCAACCGCGACATCATCACGGCCGAAGACATGAAGAAAATGAAGCATCAGGCTATTGTCGGCAACATCGGTCACTTCGACAACGAGATCGATGTCGCCGGCGTGTATGCCCTACCAGGCATCGTCCGTACGACAATCAAACCTCAGGTGGATGAGCTCACATTCCCTGATGGCCACTCGATCATCTTGTTGTCGGAAGGCCGACTTCTGAACCTTGGTAATGCCACCGGACATCCCAGTTTTGTGATGTCATGCAGCTTCTCCAACCAGGTGCTTGCCCAGATTGAGTTGTATCGGAATGATCTGGACATCGACGTCATAACGTTGCCCAAGCACCTCGATGAGAAGGTCGCTAGGCTCCACCTCGACGCCCTCGGAGTCAAGCTAACGACCCTTACCGAGGCTCAAGCTGCTTACCTCGACGTTGCCGTTGAGGGACCCTACAAACCCGATCACTACCGCTACTAG